GCGCCTTGATCATGCCCACGCCGACTGTCACGTCGGCGCGATACTGGTTCGCGCCTTCGGCTTCGAGCGCATGGCAGCCGGGAATCACTCTGGCGAGCGCGACCGGATCGAGCAGCACGGCGAAAATCGCTTCCGGCGACGCGGGCAGATCGACGCTGCCCTGCGCGGTGAGCGCCTTGCCGCCGCCCGGCATCGCCGGTTTGGCCGCGGACGCTTCACGCAACTCGGGACGCGACGGCGCGGGGTCGTCCATGCCCACGAGCGCCATCACTTTGGAAGGTGTCAAAGGCAAACGGATATCGTCGACGCCGAGCGCGTCCGCCACCGCATTCGCGATGCAAGGCGGCGTGCTCATGTTGTTGCCCTCGCCGAGTCCTTTCGCGCCCAACGGCGTGAACGGCGACGGCGTTTCCAGATGGACGATCACCGGATCGGGCACTTCGCAGGTAGTCGGCATCAGATAGTCGGCGAGCGTGCCGGACTGGAAGCTGCCGTCAGCGCCGTAGCGGAATTCCTCCATCAACGCCGCGCCGAGCCCTTGCGCGAAGGCGCCGCGAATCTGGCCGTCGGCGAGCGCGGGATTGAGCAGCGTGCCGGCGTCGTGCGCGGTCACGTAGCGGTCGATCCGCACGCGGCCGGTAGCGCGATCCACTTCGATCCCGCACATGTCGAACGCAAACCCGTAAGCCGCCGATGTGTTGATGCGATCGTTCCCGTCCGGCGCGGCCATGTTCGGCGGATTCCAGAACACAGTCTCGCGCAGGCCCGGCTCTTCGCCTTCGGGCAACAGCGCGGGTGCCCAATGCGGCGCATTGGCGGCGACGCGGCCGAACGGCTGCGCGCGATCCTCGGCGCCCTTTGCATAGATGCGGCCTTCTTCGAAACGGATGTCGTCCGGCGCGCACCCCAACTGCTTCGACACGATGCGCGCGATCTTGTCGCGCACGCGCACGGCAGCCAGATGCACCGTGCCCGCCACCGCCCCGGCGAAGCGGCTCGAATAATTGCCCGCCGCCACCGACCACGCGTCCTTGTGCGTATCGAATTCGACATTGACGACCACGTCCTGCGGCGCGACACCGAGCACATCCGCGACCACCTGCGCGCACACCGTCATATGCCCCTGGCCCGCGGGCGTCGACGCAATCGTCACCACCACGCCGCCGAGCAGATCGACGCTCACCGTCGCGCTAGCGATCGCGCCGCTCTTCGGTCCGGCTTTCCTGCGCGCGTCGGCGGGCATCACGGTCGTGATGTAGCCCATGTTCGATACGGACGGTTCGACGATCGCCGCGAAGCCGATGCCGTATAGCCGCCCTTCCTTGCGCGCCGCGTCGCGGCGCGCCAGCAGTTCGTCATGACCGCCTTCGGCCAGCGCGCGGCGCAGTGCTTCCTGATAGTTACCGGAGTCGAGCAGCGCGCCGGCCGCGGCGCGATACGGGAACGCATCGGCGGCGACGAAATTGCGGCGGTACACGTCGAGCACATCGAGCTTCAATTCGAGCGCGATACGCTGGATCAACCGTTCGAGCGCGAAATACACCTGCGGTCCGCCGAAGCCGCGTACCAGACCCGTCGGCGTCTTGTTGGTCAGCACGACGCGATTGCGCACCAGCAGATTGTCGATCGCGTACGCGCCGGTCAGGCAGCCATGCATGCGATAGAACGTGGCGGGTTCCGGCGCGCGCAGGTAGCCGCCGCAATCTTCGAGTTGATCGTAGGCGAGCGCCGTAATACGGCCGTCGCTTTCCACGGCCGCTTCGAGCGTCGAGACGCGCGCGGTCGCGGAGGTCGCCGCGCTCAGATGTTCGAGCCGGTCCTCGACCCATTTCACCGGCGCGCCCGCCTTGCGGGACGCGAGGCACATCAGCACGACATACGGAAACACCGCCTGCTTCACGCCGAAGCTGCCGCCCGAATCGCGCGGCGCCTTGTGGCGCAGACGGTTGGCGGGCACGTTCAGCGCCATTGCCATCACCGCATGCAGCGAGAACGGGCCCATGAAATTCGACGTGACGTCGTAGCCTTCGTCGCCCGCCAGATACTCCGCGATCACCACGCCGCATTCGATCGGCGCGCAGCTGTTGCGCGGATAATGCGCGACCAGTTTCACGCGATGCGGCGCCCTCTCGAACGCGGCTTCCGGCTCGCCGTAGCGGAAGTGCCGGTCGCTGATCACGTTGCTGCCCACTTTCTCGTGCAATACCGGCGACTGGTCGCTCGCCGCCTGTTCGATCGACGTGACCGGATCGAGTGTCGCGTACTCCACCTTGAGCAGATCGAGCGCGTCTTCGGCGATGGCGCGCGATTGCGCCAGCACCACGGCCACTGGTTCGCCCACGTAGCGCACGCGGTCCATCGCCAGCGCCCACTGTTCCATCGGCGATTTCACGCCGACCACGAAGGGCCGCGACCAGGCGCGCAGATCGTCGCGTGTCAGGATCGCGCGCACGCCGGGCAGTTTCGCGGCGGCGTCCGTGTCGATCGACACCAGCTCCGCGTGCGCGTGCGGCGAGCGCAGGATCGCGGCGTGCAGCGTGCCGGGCCGCACGCCGATATCGTCGCCATAGCGGCCGCGTCCGGTGAGAATGGCGGGATCTTCCAGACGTTGCATCGGGCGGCCGAGGTGCCGCTGCAGGCGTTTCTCCAACGCCGTGTCGCGTTCCTGCGTCGCGGTGTCGCCTGCATGGAGCATGTCGCGTTGATTCATTGATCTACTCCCGCGCGGCGCTCACCGAATTCATCGGCGAGTCCGCTCCAGCGCCGGGCGATCTCGCGATGCTCGATACCGAACAGATCCAGAATGCGCCCCACGGTGTGATCGACCACATCCTCGATCGTCCTGGGGTGCGCGTAGAACGCGGGCACCGGCGGCATGACGATCGCGCCCATCTCGGTGGCGAGCGTCATATTGCGCAGATGCGCGAGGTTGAGCGGCGTTTCGCGCGCGACCAGCACGAGCCGGCGGCGCTCCTTGAGTATCACGTCCGCAGCACGCGTGAGCAGGTTGTCGGCGAAACCGTTGGCCACGCCGGCGAGCGTCTTCATCGAGCACGGCGCGATCACCATGCCCGCCGTGATGAACGAACCGCTGGCTACGGCCGCGCCGATGTCGCGCACGTTGTAGACCACATCGGCGAGGCGCTCCAGGTCGCCGCGCGTCATGCCGAGTTCCTGGGCCGCGGTGAGCGCGCCGGAGGCCGACACGATCAGGTGCGTTTCGTGCGTGCCGAGGCGCCGCAACGCGGCGAGCAGACGCACGCCGATCATCGCGCCGCTCGCGCCGGAAAGGCCCACCACGATACGCTCGCGCGTCTGCTCACGCTTGTGCTCGCGCTCCTGCTCAGCCATGAGCGTCATCCAGATATGCGTCGAACGCGGTGTTGTCAGCGGCGACGAGCGCGTCCAGATCCACCGTGTCCTGCCCCGGAATACGCACACGCGTGAACACGTGCGACGCGTACACCACCGGCCGCGTGGCGTCGAGGCCCATCTTCGCGCTCACGCCCTGCAAGTGCGGCGGCGCGTCTTCCGGCTGGCCGACGGTGGTCGACGGATCGAGCAGCGAGCCTTGCGCGCCTTCGATCACGACCAGATCGCGGTCGGCCTGAAAGCGCGTGGCGACGGCCCATTCGATTTCAGCCGGATCGTGTACGTCCACGTCGGTATCGACCACGACGACCTGCTTGATGTCGTAGTGCGCGCCGAACGCGCACAGAATCACGTTCTTCGCTTCGCCTTCGCGCTTCTTGTCGAACTGCACCCACAGGTGGTAGCGGCACACGCCGCCCACGGACAGATGCACGTCCTTCACACCCGGATGACTGCGTTGCAGGTGCGCGAGCAAGCTCGCCTCGCGCGGAATCGCGCCGAGCAGCAGATGCTCCATTTCCGCCGGCACGATCGTATGAAAGATCGGCTTCTCGCGATGCGTCACCGCCGTGACTTCGATCACTTCGCGCGCTTCCTGAGCGCTGTAGTACTTCGGAAATTCGCCGAACGGGCCTTCCAGTTCACGCACGTTGGGCAGGATGCGGCCTTCTATCACGATCTCGGCGAAGGCCGGCACGTTCACGCCGTGGCTCACGCATCTGACGACGGGCAGCGGCGCGCCGTGCAGCGCACCGGCAATTTCCAGCTCGTCGGAGTCGATCGGGGAAATGGCTTGCGAGGCGAGCATCGTCAACGGATCGACGCCGATGGCAATCGCGACGTCGAGCGCCTCGCCCGCCTCTTCAGCAGTCTTCTGAAAGGCGTGCAGGTGACGCGGCAGCAGCAGGATCGCCATGCGATCGGGCCCATGCACCTGAATACGGTTGATCGAAACGTTCTGCACGCCGGTACGCGGATTGCGTGCAATCACGAGGCCCGCGGTAAGGTACGGGCCGTTGTCGTGCTCGCTATGGGTCGGAATCGGCAGCAGTGCGTGCAGGTCGATGCCGCTGGTATGCACGACCTGCTGGCAGGCCGCCTCGGCACGCGGGATTTCCTGCGAGGGAAGCGGCCGCCCGGCCGCGTCGCGAAAGCGCGCCAGCAGATCGGCCTCGGCTACGCCCATCGCTTCCGCGATCCAGGCGCGGCGCGACATGAACCCGCTGACCACCGGCACCTCGTGACCGCCCGGCTGCGTGAAGAACGCGGCTTGCGTGCCGTCCAGGCGCTTGGCGATCGCGGCGAGTTCGTGTTCGAGCGCCACCGGCCGGTCGATCGTGGCGACCCGGCCCGTGCGCGCCAGATGCGCCAGCCAGTCGCGCAGCGTGAGCGCGCCGGACGGGCGGCTCCACGCCAGGTGAAAAGTGCCGTGCGATGCGGCATCGCGAGTGTTCATCCACGTCTCCATCAATGCCTGGCTTGAGGTCCGGAGCGGACCGCCAGTCGATGACGAAAGCGTAACGAGATCGGCTTATAACTTCTAATATTGATTATTGATGCTTCGAATCATTCCTGATGATATGCGTGTTAGCACCAATGACAGCCTTTTGTAGGCAGGATACCAATAGCTATTGCACGAGGCAGCGGCGCTTCCGGCGAACCGGCGAGCCGCGCCGAAGCGTTCGTGACGTACCGTTCGGGCCTTCATCTGATACGGCGCGGCATGCTCATTACCTTTGCTGATGTTTTATTCATTCCCACATGGACCTCCGGCAAATCCAGTATTTCATCGCGCTTTTCGAAGACGGTTCGGTCACGCGGGCAGCGAAACGCCTGAACATCGTGCAGCCCGCGCTCAGCATGCAGATCGCCAAACTCGAGGACGAACTGCATCAGCAGCTATTCGAGCGCAACGCCCACGGCATGGCGCCGACGGCGGCCGGCCGGCTCATGTACCGGCTCTTTCTGCCGATCATGCGCGACCTCGCGCACGCGCGCCAACAACTCGTGCAGCGCGACGAGGTGGTGACCGGCCATGTGTCGATCGGGCTCATTGCCTCGGTGACGGAGAGCGTGCTGGCCGATGCGCTGTCACGCTTTCACGCGCGCTATCCGCATGTGGAGGTGACCGTGGCGGACGGCTACAGCGCGACGTTCATCGACTGGGTGGCGGGCGGGCAACTCGACGCGGCCCTGATCAACAAGCCGCGCGCGCGCCTTTCGCTCGACTCGCAGCCCTTGCTCGACGAGGAAATGGTGCTGGTGACGAGCGCCACGCACGGCCCGGAACTGCCGCATGCAATCGAACTCGCGCAACTGCCGGAACTGGAACTGGTGCTGCCGACCAAGCGCCACGGCTTGCGCGGCGTGCTCGATACGGCTGCGCAGCATGAAGACGTGCTGCTCGCGCCGCGCTTCGAGATCGACGTGTTGAGCACGATCGTGAAACTGGTGGAAAGCACGCACTTTGCGACCATTCTGCCGCGCATCGCCGTGCAGCGCGCGGTGCACCAGGGCACCCTGCGTGCCTATCCGATTCTCGCGCCGCGCATTGTGCGGCATATCGTGTGCGTGAGCCATCCGCGGCGCCCGTTGAGCGCGGCGGCGGATGCACTGGTGTCGATCATCGCCGACGAATTGCGCCAGGTGTCGAGCGAATCGGAACTGGATGCGACCGTGACGGGCTCATCCGCCGATGCGTCGGGTGAATCGCGGTCAACGCCTGTTTCCAGAGAACGTTCCGCGTGAACGGCGGGTGATTGCGATCGCAAAGAAGGTGGGCCAAAACTTTTTATATTATTCGGATACCCAGGCAGTTTTTGGCCGGTGGGGATCTTCTTCAGGGAGCCAGCACGTCGCCAAACCCACCGACCCGCACACCTGCCAAGCGAATCGCCATCGCGACCCTGGCCGATAGAAGCGCTTGCAGTTCCGCTTCGTGCCGGTAATCCCGCATGCCGTCGCTCAACGCCCGCTCCCCCGCCACGGCGGGATGGCAATAAATCTCCCCCACCCCGTGCGGCAGATCGGCGAGCGCCGCAAGCCACGCCGCTTCATCCATCCGCCCGCTATCGGCGATTCCCACCGCATAATCGTTATGCGCGATGCCGGCGCGATCCAGACGCGCCTTGACCTGCGCGATCCACGGCCGCAACCACAGCGGCGCATTCGCTTCGAACGGCAGGCGCATGGCCTTCATACCGTACTCGCGGCCAATCTCCAGAATCAGTCCGAGCACCGTCGGGTGCAAATGAAAATGCTTGTGCGTGTTGACGTGATCGAGCGTCAGACCGGTTTTTGCAAACGCTTCGAACTGCGCGCGAATCTCACACGCAAGCTGCTTGCGCACATGCGGCAAGCAGAAAAACCGCGCGCCGTCCCACACCATGTTGCTGCCGAAGCGGCCATGCTCGTCGACCAGGGCGGCAACGCGCTCGCGCGGTGCAGTCGCGTCGCCGTCGGCCAGTACCAGATGCAGGCCAACCCGCAGTTGCGGCAATGCGCGGGCGCGTGTCACCGCGTCGGCGGCGGCCGGCGCACCGACCATCAGACTCGCGGCGCTCAGCACGCCTTCGCGATGCGCGCGCTCGACCGCCTCGTTGACTCGCGCGTGCAGGCCGAAATCGTCGGCGGTGACGATCAGTCCGCGTGGCTCAGTTGCCATCGGACGCCTCCACTACGTCCATTACGTTCAGCGCGCCCTTGTGCGCGGCCATCGGCGTGGAACTGCCGACTGGCACGCGCGCCCCGCGCCACACCACATGCGAGCCGAACGCGCCGGCCAGCCATTGCAACGCCAGCAATGCATCGCGCAACGGCACCAGCGGCAGATCACGCCAGAAAGTGCGTTCATGGCGCGCGGCACGCAGATGCATCAGCAGGCGGGCCGCCAACCCGGTCGCCGTGCCGGTTGCGCTCGTGAGCGCGGCCCACGCGTGGAGCGCATCGGATGCGCTCGCTGCGAGGCCTGCGGTGAGCCACGCGCCGGTCAACAGCCAGGGCGTGGGGAACGTGATGAAGAGGAACGCGAAGCCCAGCGGATTCACCGAGCGGATCGTGCGCAGCCAGCGCGTTTCGCGCTGCCACAAGGCGTAAAACGTCGGCTCGATCACATCGGTGGCGACCATCACGCGCGACAGCACGGTTCGCAGTCCGAGGGCACGTACGTGTTCGGCCAGCCAGTAATCGTCCGCGAGACAATTTTTCAGCGCCTCGAAACCGCCGATGCGCTCGAGCGTTGCGCGCCGCAACGCGAGCGTCGCACCGAAGCCGAAGCGGCGCGAGCCGGCCGCATGCGCGACGCGCACCG
This genomic stretch from Paraburkholderia dioscoreae harbors:
- a CDS encoding xanthine dehydrogenase family protein molybdopterin-binding subunit codes for the protein MNQRDMLHAGDTATQERDTALEKRLQRHLGRPMQRLEDPAILTGRGRYGDDIGVRPGTLHAAILRSPHAHAELVSIDTDAAAKLPGVRAILTRDDLRAWSRPFVVGVKSPMEQWALAMDRVRYVGEPVAVVLAQSRAIAEDALDLLKVEYATLDPVTSIEQAASDQSPVLHEKVGSNVISDRHFRYGEPEAAFERAPHRVKLVAHYPRNSCAPIECGVVIAEYLAGDEGYDVTSNFMGPFSLHAVMAMALNVPANRLRHKAPRDSGGSFGVKQAVFPYVVLMCLASRKAGAPVKWVEDRLEHLSAATSATARVSTLEAAVESDGRITALAYDQLEDCGGYLRAPEPATFYRMHGCLTGAYAIDNLLVRNRVVLTNKTPTGLVRGFGGPQVYFALERLIQRIALELKLDVLDVYRRNFVAADAFPYRAAAGALLDSGNYQEALRRALAEGGHDELLARRDAARKEGRLYGIGFAAIVEPSVSNMGYITTVMPADARRKAGPKSGAIASATVSVDLLGGVVVTIASTPAGQGHMTVCAQVVADVLGVAPQDVVVNVEFDTHKDAWSVAAGNYSSRFAGAVAGTVHLAAVRVRDKIARIVSKQLGCAPDDIRFEEGRIYAKGAEDRAQPFGRVAANAPHWAPALLPEGEEPGLRETVFWNPPNMAAPDGNDRINTSAAYGFAFDMCGIEVDRATGRVRIDRYVTAHDAGTLLNPALADGQIRGAFAQGLGAALMEEFRYGADGSFQSGTLADYLMPTTCEVPDPVIVHLETPSPFTPLGAKGLGEGNNMSTPPCIANAVADALGVDDIRLPLTPSKVMALVGMDDPAPSRPELREASAAKPAMPGGGKALTAQGSVDLPASPEAIFAVLLDPVALARVIPGCHALEAEGANQYRADVTVGVGMIKARFEAKIGLSEIDAPHRLRLAGAGMSSLGSARGSGLVELAPIDKGTRLSYDYEAQVSGKVAAVGGRMLEGAAKVVLRQLFESLGRQAAGKPVHAGGSWFSRLLARFRRQA
- a CDS encoding UbiX family flavin prenyltransferase, which encodes MAEQEREHKREQTRERIVVGLSGASGAMIGVRLLAALRRLGTHETHLIVSASGALTAAQELGMTRGDLERLADVVYNVRDIGAAVASGSFITAGMVIAPCSMKTLAGVANGFADNLLTRAADVILKERRRLVLVARETPLNLAHLRNMTLATEMGAIVMPPVPAFYAHPRTIEDVVDHTVGRILDLFGIEHREIARRWSGLADEFGERRAGVDQ
- a CDS encoding UbiD family decarboxylase, whose amino-acid sequence is MNTRDAASHGTFHLAWSRPSGALTLRDWLAHLARTGRVATIDRPVALEHELAAIAKRLDGTQAAFFTQPGGHEVPVVSGFMSRRAWIAEAMGVAEADLLARFRDAAGRPLPSQEIPRAEAACQQVVHTSGIDLHALLPIPTHSEHDNGPYLTAGLVIARNPRTGVQNVSINRIQVHGPDRMAILLLPRHLHAFQKTAEEAGEALDVAIAIGVDPLTMLASQAISPIDSDELEIAGALHGAPLPVVRCVSHGVNVPAFAEIVIEGRILPNVRELEGPFGEFPKYYSAQEAREVIEVTAVTHREKPIFHTIVPAEMEHLLLGAIPREASLLAHLQRSHPGVKDVHLSVGGVCRYHLWVQFDKKREGEAKNVILCAFGAHYDIKQVVVVDTDVDVHDPAEIEWAVATRFQADRDLVVIEGAQGSLLDPSTTVGQPEDAPPHLQGVSAKMGLDATRPVVYASHVFTRVRIPGQDTVDLDALVAADNTAFDAYLDDAHG
- a CDS encoding LysR family transcriptional regulator; translated protein: MDLRQIQYFIALFEDGSVTRAAKRLNIVQPALSMQIAKLEDELHQQLFERNAHGMAPTAAGRLMYRLFLPIMRDLAHARQQLVQRDEVVTGHVSIGLIASVTESVLADALSRFHARYPHVEVTVADGYSATFIDWVAGGQLDAALINKPRARLSLDSQPLLDEEMVLVTSATHGPELPHAIELAQLPELELVLPTKRHGLRGVLDTAAQHEDVLLAPRFEIDVLSTIVKLVESTHFATILPRIAVQRAVHQGTLRAYPILAPRIVRHIVCVSHPRRPLSAAADALVSIIADELRQVSSESELDATVTGSSADASGESRSTPVSRERSA
- the hpnK gene encoding hopanoid biosynthesis-associated protein HpnK, which codes for MATEPRGLIVTADDFGLHARVNEAVERAHREGVLSAASLMVGAPAAADAVTRARALPQLRVGLHLVLADGDATAPRERVAALVDEHGRFGSNMVWDGARFFCLPHVRKQLACEIRAQFEAFAKTGLTLDHVNTHKHFHLHPTVLGLILEIGREYGMKAMRLPFEANAPLWLRPWIAQVKARLDRAGIAHNDYAVGIADSGRMDEAAWLAALADLPHGVGEIYCHPAVAGERALSDGMRDYRHEAELQALLSARVAMAIRLAGVRVGGFGDVLAP
- the hpnI gene encoding bacteriohopanetetrol glucosamine biosynthesis glycosyltransferase HpnI, translating into MAAHVLTACQWVLLAGCTGASLYAMLAAVAMPFYASRRSVAASPAQDALRASSALYPFAYVGVSVLKPLCGAEPRLYENLRTFCEQRHGYFQLVLGVSSPDDPAIAVVRRLQAAYPTHDIELAIDTRVHGSNLKVSNLINMAERARHEVIVIADSDIAVEADYLDSVAAPLADPRVGVVTCLYVAQGVGGFWPRVGALFINEWFAPSVRVAHAAGSRRFGFGATLALRRATLERIGGFEALKNCLADDYWLAEHVRALGLRTVLSRVMVATDVIEPTFYALWQRETRWLRTIRSVNPLGFAFLFITFPTPWLLTGAWLTAGLAASASDALHAWAALTSATGTATGLAARLLMHLRAARHERTFWRDLPLVPLRDALLALQWLAGAFGSHVVWRGARVPVGSSTPMAAHKGALNVMDVVEASDGN